A single region of the Candidatus Cloacimonadota bacterium genome encodes:
- the nadA gene encoding quinolinate synthase NadA, with translation MTMNIVDKINKLRQEKGALILAHNYQMPAIQDIADFRGDSLQLSIRAKEADSELIVFCGVRFMAETAAILNPNARVLLPVEHAGCPMADMITDEQLRQFKAQHPGAKVVCYVNSTAAVKAESDVCCTSSNAVKIISSFPKGETILFVPDQNLGSWAARQAGRDVIVWPGYCPIHQWGFTINNLKTLRKKHPDFKLIAHPECDEDIVAQADEVLSTGQMERYVAENDKLIIATDASFTDYMKHIHPDKELVHLSIRARCANMRKTTLNELLRALENEEHQVVVAPETAARAKHSLDRMLELSV, from the coding sequence ATGACGATGAACATCGTTGACAAAATAAACAAACTGCGCCAGGAAAAGGGCGCTCTCATTTTGGCACACAACTATCAAATGCCAGCGATTCAAGATATTGCGGATTTTCGGGGTGACTCCCTGCAACTTTCCATTCGCGCCAAAGAAGCGGACAGCGAGCTCATTGTTTTTTGCGGTGTGCGTTTCATGGCGGAAACCGCTGCCATCCTGAATCCCAACGCCAGGGTTTTGCTACCGGTGGAACATGCGGGTTGCCCAATGGCGGATATGATTACAGACGAACAGCTTAGGCAATTCAAAGCTCAACATCCCGGAGCGAAAGTGGTTTGTTACGTGAATTCCACAGCCGCTGTGAAGGCCGAAAGTGACGTTTGCTGCACATCCTCGAACGCCGTGAAAATCATCTCTTCCTTTCCCAAGGGCGAGACAATTCTGTTCGTGCCAGACCAAAACCTGGGAAGCTGGGCGGCGCGCCAAGCCGGTCGCGATGTGATTGTTTGGCCCGGTTATTGTCCCATCCACCAATGGGGTTTCACGATTAACAATTTGAAAACCCTGCGCAAAAAGCACCCCGATTTCAAACTCATCGCGCACCCCGAATGCGATGAAGATATTGTGGCACAAGCAGATGAAGTTTTGTCCACAGGCCAGATGGAACGTTATGTAGCGGAAAATGACAAGCTCATCATCGCCACGGACGCCAGTTTTACAGACTATATGAAACACATCCATCCAGACAAGGAACTGGTTCATCTCAGCATCCGTGCCCGCTGTGCGAACATGCGTAAGACCACGCTGAATGAGCTGTTACGTGCCTTGGAGAACGAAGAACACCAGGTTGTGGTGGCTCCCGAAACTGCTGCCCGCGCAAAACATTCGCTGGATAGGATGCTGGAGCTGTCAGTCTGA
- the dut gene encoding dUTP diphosphatase, translating into MRIRFKLLSQNAIPPQRMTPDSVGWDLSAALCEEMVLNPGARAAIPTGLALEIPQGYEGQIRPRSGLALKLGLGVLNSPGTIDPDYRGELKVILINSSTDDVVIRPGMRIAQIIICPVALVEFEQSDELGQSQRSDGGFGHTGN; encoded by the coding sequence ATGAGAATCCGCTTCAAACTCCTGAGTCAAAATGCCATTCCGCCTCAGCGGATGACTCCAGACAGCGTTGGTTGGGACCTCAGCGCTGCCCTTTGTGAGGAAATGGTTTTAAATCCCGGAGCACGCGCTGCCATTCCCACAGGTTTGGCTTTGGAAATCCCTCAGGGCTATGAAGGTCAGATTCGCCCTCGCAGCGGGCTGGCTCTAAAATTGGGCCTGGGAGTTTTGAACAGCCCCGGCACCATCGATCCGGACTACCGCGGCGAGCTAAAAGTAATATTGATAAATAGTTCCACAGATGATGTGGTAATCCGCCCGGGCATGCGCATAGCCCAGATAATAATCTGCCCTGTGGCCTTGGTGGAATTTGAACAAAGCGATGAATTGGGCCAAAGCCAAAGGTCTGATGGCGGTTTTGGCCACACTGGAAATTAG
- a CDS encoding polyprenyl synthetase family protein, translating into MDKKVILKKDMKEKQELVNIILDRYLPRKDEYPKNIHKALRYSVFAGGKRLRPYLVLSSYQIYDEEVEKVAPVAAAIEMLHTYTLIHDDMPDLDNDEYRRGKKSTHAIFGEGHALLSGDALLVGAFELITYAEIQPKLRVQMVRELARDCGINGLIGGQMVDLESEGKKVDKKTIDYIHENKTAKLIRLALRFGALAGGAPAAEQKALEEYGGKIGLAFQIIDDLLDIEGDPDEMGKTVGKDAHFQKATYPSVYGMAESRKKSQELIAQAREAIAPLGDRALVLDGLAEYMLTRKS; encoded by the coding sequence ATGGATAAAAAAGTAATCCTGAAAAAAGACATGAAAGAGAAGCAGGAGCTTGTAAACATAATTTTGGATCGCTATCTCCCGCGCAAGGATGAATATCCCAAAAATATCCACAAAGCTTTGCGTTACAGTGTGTTCGCTGGTGGCAAAAGGCTGCGCCCCTACCTGGTTCTCAGCAGCTATCAAATCTATGACGAAGAGGTGGAAAAGGTGGCGCCTGTTGCGGCTGCCATCGAAATGTTGCACACCTACACTCTCATCCATGATGACATGCCGGATTTGGACAATGACGAATACCGACGCGGCAAAAAATCCACCCACGCCATTTTTGGTGAAGGCCATGCCCTGCTTTCCGGAGACGCACTGCTGGTGGGCGCTTTCGAACTCATCACCTACGCCGAGATTCAGCCAAAGCTGAGAGTGCAAATGGTGCGTGAACTGGCTCGGGATTGCGGCATCAACGGTCTGATTGGTGGTCAAATGGTGGATTTGGAAAGCGAAGGCAAAAAGGTGGATAAAAAGACCATCGACTACATCCACGAAAACAAAACCGCCAAACTCATCCGTCTGGCTCTGCGTTTTGGAGCTTTGGCAGGTGGCGCGCCCGCAGCGGAACAAAAAGCGCTGGAAGAATATGGCGGCAAAATTGGCCTGGCGTTCCAGATAATTGATGATCTTTTGGATATTGAAGGTGACCCGGATGAAATGGGCAAAACCGTTGGCAAAGATGCGCATTTCCAAAAAGCAACCTACCCCTCGGTTTATGGCATGGCAGAATCTCGCAAAAAATCTCAGGAATTGATTGCCCAAGCCCGCGAAGCAATTGCCCCGCTGGGAGATAGAGCTTTGGTTTTGGATGGTTTGGCAGAATATATGCTCACGCGAAAATCATGA
- the xseB gene encoding exodeoxyribonuclease VII small subunit gives MKDTNKQGKVNFEEALNSLEDIVGRLQQENLDLDEMINLYEAGITHLTKCQRVLERAELKIQQLNSKLKFDEEKDGEDG, from the coding sequence ATGAAAGATACAAATAAACAGGGCAAAGTCAATTTTGAGGAAGCCCTAAATTCGCTGGAGGACATAGTTGGACGTCTTCAGCAGGAAAACCTTGATCTGGATGAAATGATCAACCTCTACGAGGCAGGAATCACTCATTTGACAAAATGCCAGCGTGTGTTGGAAAGGGCTGAACTCAAGATTCAGCAGTTGAATTCCAAGCTGAAGTTCGATGAGGAAAAGGATGGCGAAGATGGATAA
- a CDS encoding thiamine diphosphokinase → MKPRKAWIFTATSPSQILGGYDAIKPETDLLVAVDAGLTRLHELGLTPSIIIGDMDSAEPELLKQYPPDLTQLFPTKKNETDTELALLWGIEAGADEFIIVNGLEGRFDHSLALIHNLDFLHAKGLPARIESAFQRVWFLSGDAKISGCRGCTLSLMPWCETVKFQGSKGLAYPLQGISLHPGQTRGLSNIIEEDEAFIGLDSGQILAILTKKVP, encoded by the coding sequence ATGAAGCCACGAAAAGCCTGGATTTTCACGGCAACCAGTCCGTCCCAGATTCTTGGCGGCTATGATGCCATCAAGCCTGAGACCGATCTACTTGTGGCTGTGGATGCGGGTTTAACGCGGCTTCACGAATTGGGGCTGACGCCATCCATCATTATCGGAGACATGGATTCCGCGGAGCCTGAGCTGCTGAAGCAATATCCCCCGGATTTGACGCAACTTTTTCCCACCAAGAAAAATGAGACCGATACTGAATTGGCGCTGCTTTGGGGCATCGAAGCCGGAGCGGATGAATTCATCATCGTCAACGGCTTGGAAGGTCGTTTTGACCACAGTCTTGCCCTGATCCACAATCTCGATTTTCTGCATGCAAAAGGTTTGCCCGCCAGGATTGAATCAGCTTTTCAGAGGGTTTGGTTTTTGTCTGGTGATGCCAAAATTTCAGGTTGTCGTGGTTGCACGCTGTCTCTGATGCCCTGGTGTGAAACGGTTAAGTTTCAAGGCTCCAAGGGATTGGCATATCCTCTGCAAGGAATTAGCCTCCATCCCGGCCAGACGCGAGGTTTGAGCAATATCATTGAGGAAGATGAAGCCTTCATTGGTCTTGACAGCGGTCAGATCCTGGCTATATTGACTAAAAAAGTCCCTTGA
- a CDS encoding peptidoglycan DD-metalloendopeptidase family protein → MKKDKIPRELESEMFGDRRIKFSVDSGGRKRSFALHPRVLLLGAILLILTVALLLIFAWRLPEKTNKEMLTKLQHENSNLQKKIGDYETQIDSVMAMLDTLNIKQPEPEALPSLGEERFGRENPFPVHPGLERKIISLDVKLANLKQRLGLAVEELNADFHLPSDFERSGDGIPAIHPTFGKISSPWGYRMHPIIGEVRLHQGVDISNKTGTPIYATADGVVSKAQDDNGWGKVVNIDHVDDYMTLYAHLSSIKVKVGEVVSKGQIIGLMGNTGMSTGPHLHYGVYRRGNSVDPVPFMNRRDTSLHASAGR, encoded by the coding sequence ATGAAAAAAGACAAGATTCCCCGGGAGCTTGAATCTGAAATGTTCGGAGACCGCAGAATCAAGTTTTCGGTTGATAGTGGCGGCAGGAAACGCAGCTTTGCGCTGCATCCGCGGGTTTTACTGTTGGGTGCGATCCTGCTGATTTTGACGGTGGCGCTACTGCTGATTTTTGCCTGGCGCCTGCCGGAAAAAACGAACAAAGAAATGTTGACAAAGTTGCAGCATGAAAATTCCAATCTGCAAAAAAAGATTGGGGATTATGAGACTCAGATTGATTCAGTGATGGCAATGTTGGATACTCTAAATATCAAGCAGCCTGAACCTGAAGCTCTGCCTTCTCTTGGTGAGGAGCGGTTTGGTCGCGAAAATCCATTTCCTGTGCATCCCGGCTTGGAAAGAAAAATCATCAGCCTGGATGTGAAACTCGCCAATCTTAAACAGCGGCTTGGCTTGGCAGTGGAAGAACTCAATGCCGACTTTCATTTGCCATCAGATTTTGAGCGGAGCGGCGATGGCATCCCCGCCATCCATCCGACTTTTGGTAAAATCTCCAGTCCCTGGGGCTATCGAATGCATCCTATTATCGGAGAAGTGCGCCTTCACCAAGGCGTGGATATTTCCAACAAAACCGGCACTCCAATTTATGCTACGGCGGATGGGGTGGTCAGCAAGGCTCAAGATGATAACGGCTGGGGAAAAGTTGTAAACATCGATCATGTCGATGATTACATGACCCTGTATGCCCATCTGAGCAGCATCAAGGTCAAAGTTGGAGAAGTTGTCAGCAAAGGCCAGATTATTGGGTTGATGGGAAATACCGGAATGTCCACCGGGCCGCATTTACACTATGGTGTGTATCGACGCGGAAATTCTGTGGACCCTGTTCCCTTCATGAATCGCAGGGATACGAGCCTCCACGCCAGTGCGGGCAGATGA
- the rlmD gene encoding 23S rRNA (uracil(1939)-C(5))-methyltransferase RlmD yields the protein MALEGHGIGFNENKAVFVPYTAVGDEIEAALTRERKDMAFARAVQFFERGEGVVEPPCKVFGIEKPCGGCDWLHLDYATQLKYKTCLIRELFNSLVPELVIPETVPSPVTRHYRNKAFMPVGEVEGKLIHGIYARWSHHIVPHEDCHLHPPIFDAIALRALEIMSRAGVKAYDEHTHSGTLRHIGFRVSEDHSRVILVLVTRSGKLPFSKLLVKQITEEFPALAGVVQNINRDRGNVILGTEEKLLWGEPWLLEEIAGLRFRVSYNSFWQVNTGILEKVVESLKKCVGAQDTIFDLYSGLGALGLSLSASVDKVLCVEDNPQAVADGELNMEENGITNAKFLRAKVEELLPQLLNGDEEKPDAVILDPPRSGLRQPVLDALVAARVPRILYLSCSPITLRRDLKFLVDSGFYHIQSLQPFDMFPHTWHVETLAEVVLK from the coding sequence ATGGCTCTGGAGGGGCACGGCATCGGCTTTAACGAAAATAAGGCAGTGTTTGTGCCCTATACCGCTGTGGGAGATGAAATTGAGGCGGCTCTCACCCGCGAACGAAAAGATATGGCGTTTGCCCGTGCCGTGCAGTTTTTTGAGCGCGGGGAAGGTGTTGTGGAGCCACCCTGCAAGGTTTTCGGCATCGAAAAACCCTGCGGTGGTTGCGATTGGCTGCATCTGGATTATGCCACGCAACTGAAATATAAAACTTGTCTCATCCGCGAACTTTTCAATTCCCTGGTGCCGGAACTCGTTATCCCTGAGACGGTTCCATCTCCGGTGACGCGGCATTACCGGAACAAGGCTTTCATGCCTGTGGGTGAAGTGGAGGGTAAACTGATTCATGGCATTTACGCACGCTGGTCGCATCATATTGTGCCACATGAAGATTGCCATTTGCATCCTCCGATTTTTGATGCCATCGCGCTGCGCGCTTTGGAAATCATGTCTCGGGCGGGAGTTAAAGCCTACGACGAACATACACATAGCGGAACCCTGCGCCACATTGGTTTTCGCGTTTCAGAGGACCACAGCCGGGTGATTTTGGTCTTGGTGACCCGCTCTGGAAAACTTCCTTTCAGCAAATTGTTGGTAAAGCAGATTACAGAGGAGTTTCCCGCCCTTGCCGGCGTCGTGCAAAACATCAACCGCGATCGCGGCAATGTGATTTTGGGCACCGAGGAAAAGCTGCTTTGGGGTGAGCCCTGGTTGCTGGAAGAGATTGCGGGGCTGCGCTTTAGGGTGAGTTACAATTCTTTTTGGCAGGTCAATACCGGTATTTTGGAAAAGGTGGTGGAGAGCCTCAAAAAATGCGTGGGTGCCCAGGATACCATCTTTGATCTTTACAGCGGTTTGGGCGCGTTGGGGCTGTCTTTGTCTGCAAGTGTGGACAAGGTTCTTTGCGTTGAGGACAATCCGCAAGCCGTGGCGGATGGTGAATTGAATATGGAAGAAAATGGAATCACCAACGCCAAATTTTTGCGCGCCAAGGTGGAGGAGCTGTTGCCCCAACTATTGAATGGGGATGAAGAAAAGCCGGACGCTGTGATTCTGGACCCGCCACGTTCAGGTTTGCGCCAGCCGGTTTTGGATGCCCTTGTGGCAGCGCGGGTTCCTCGGATTTTATATCTAAGTTGCTCGCCCATCACCCTGCGGCGGGATCTTAAGTTCTTGGTGGACAGCGGTTTTTATCACATTCAAAGTCTCCAGCCCTTTGATATGTTTCCCCACACCTGGCATGTGGAAACCTTGGCTGAAGTTGTTCTGAAATAA
- the htpX gene encoding protease HtpX, with translation MKALFKRWGIFLTVNLLVLAVLGIILSFFGLEQQDWMGLLVICAVFGFSGALISLLLSKTMAKMSYQIKPLKRENATGKALYLYDTIEKMAAHRGIKMPEFGIYQSADNNAFATGASKNKSLIAFSSGIMQNLDEDELAAVAGHEMTHITEGDMVTTTLLMGTLNTFVMFLAQIVGAIISGALRGKDNDNRARSTIAYGSSYLIVMVLQNVLMIFANVVLAAYSRHREYAADAGAADLTSPGHMITALEKISGGHVREKKEDAYSIAKIYNLNAVTLFATHPPIKKRIEALRKMTV, from the coding sequence ATGAAAGCACTATTTAAACGTTGGGGGATTTTCCTCACTGTAAACCTGCTCGTATTGGCAGTGCTGGGAATTATTCTCAGCTTTTTCGGGCTTGAACAGCAGGATTGGATGGGCTTGTTGGTCATCTGCGCCGTGTTTGGCTTCTCGGGAGCTTTGATCTCGCTGTTGTTGAGCAAAACAATGGCCAAAATGTCCTATCAAATCAAGCCTCTCAAGCGTGAAAACGCCACTGGCAAGGCGCTTTACCTCTATGACACCATCGAAAAAATGGCAGCGCACAGGGGCATCAAAATGCCGGAATTTGGGATTTATCAATCCGCGGATAACAATGCCTTCGCCACCGGCGCCTCCAAAAACAAGTCTCTGATTGCTTTTTCCAGTGGCATCATGCAAAATCTGGACGAAGACGAGCTTGCCGCGGTGGCAGGACATGAAATGACGCATATCACTGAAGGCGACATGGTTACCACCACTCTGCTGATGGGCACCCTGAACACATTTGTGATGTTTTTGGCTCAGATAGTTGGGGCAATCATCAGCGGAGCGCTGAGAGGGAAAGACAATGACAACCGCGCCAGAAGTACGATTGCCTATGGCAGCAGCTACCTGATTGTCATGGTTCTCCAAAACGTGCTGATGATATTTGCCAACGTGGTGTTAGCAGCATATTCGCGTCATCGAGAGTATGCCGCGGATGCCGGCGCGGCGGATTTAACCAGCCCGGGACACATGATCACGGCTTTGGAGAAAATCAGCGGTGGTCACGTACGTGAGAAAAAAGAAGACGCGTATTCCATCGCCAAAATCTATAATTTGAACGCAGTTACGCTTTTCGCGACTCATCCGCCCATCAAAAAAAGAATTGAAGCCTTGCGCAAGATGACGGTGTGA
- a CDS encoding leucine--tRNA ligase, which yields MEYPFSKIEKKWQKIWNERRIFNPDENDVKPKYYVLSMFPYPSGILHCGHASNYAIGDAVTRLKMMEGYSVMQPMGWDAFGMPAENFAIQHNSHPRITTEENIAVMHKQFDTLGFGFDWEREISTCRPDYYVWGQKLFKKLYEKGLAYRKKSWQNWCDSCQTVLANEQVENGRCWRCHCEVEQKEMEQWFFRITKYAEELLDFSKMIDWPERVITMQKNWIGKSEGTLARFPLEEGDESIEIFTTRPDTIYGVTFMALPPEHPLVQKWLAEDPDNADLHEFCHKVINEDKILRGAEDTTKEGIFSGRYCLNPLSGHKIQIWVTNYVLMDYGTGAVMAVPAHDQRDFEFAKKYGIPMLLVIQDPKQSLSLETMDEAYIEPGINVNSGHFDGLPNEEAKAAISRLIEEKGFGKTTSTYRLRDWGISRQRYWGTPIPVINCPKCGVVMVPDEDLPVLLPDNVQVGKTTANPLLSVPEWFEVKCPQCGENARRETDTMDTFVDSSWYYARFADPKNSEKPFDHAKAKYWMPVDQYIGGIEHACMHLLYARFIGKFMRDLGWLETDEPFARLLTQGMVLKDGAKMSKSKGNMVDPGYIIDRFGADTLRLFLLFASPPDKDSEWSDDGIMGAFRFLNRVWRLIESNLEAIKRGLEFSPDSADISAALRDLRYSTHSAVKKWREDSLERMQYNTAIAAAMEHLNNCVAVKNPAELSEAELAVFAQACAVLPKMLYPFAPHVAEELWQLLGHETLMHEDGLPEFEERHLARELVTYVIQVNGKLRGKLEAAPDPDEEELKKQALEVDNVKRSLEGWTVKKVIVIPGKMVSIAAGK from the coding sequence ATGGAATATCCCTTTTCTAAAATTGAAAAAAAATGGCAGAAGATATGGAATGAGCGCCGTATCTTCAACCCGGATGAAAACGATGTAAAGCCCAAATATTACGTGCTTTCCATGTTTCCCTATCCCTCCGGAATTCTGCATTGTGGCCACGCTTCGAACTATGCGATTGGCGACGCTGTGACACGGCTGAAAATGATGGAAGGTTACAGCGTGATGCAGCCCATGGGCTGGGACGCCTTTGGGATGCCCGCGGAAAACTTTGCCATCCAACACAACTCGCATCCCCGCATCACCACAGAGGAAAACATCGCCGTGATGCACAAGCAGTTCGATACCCTGGGCTTCGGATTTGATTGGGAACGCGAGATCAGCACCTGCCGCCCGGATTATTATGTTTGGGGACAAAAGCTCTTTAAAAAGCTGTATGAGAAGGGATTAGCCTATCGCAAAAAATCCTGGCAAAACTGGTGCGACAGTTGTCAAACCGTTTTGGCGAACGAGCAGGTGGAAAACGGACGCTGCTGGCGCTGCCACTGTGAAGTTGAACAAAAAGAGATGGAACAATGGTTTTTCCGCATCACGAAATACGCGGAGGAACTGCTTGATTTTTCCAAAATGATAGATTGGCCCGAGCGCGTGATCACCATGCAAAAAAACTGGATTGGGAAAAGCGAAGGAACCCTGGCGCGATTCCCCCTGGAAGAGGGCGATGAAAGCATTGAAATCTTTACCACACGGCCAGATACGATATATGGTGTCACTTTTATGGCGCTGCCGCCGGAGCATCCCTTGGTGCAAAAATGGCTGGCGGAAGACCCCGACAACGCCGACCTGCATGAATTTTGCCATAAAGTGATTAATGAAGATAAAATCCTGCGCGGTGCCGAAGATACCACCAAGGAAGGCATCTTCAGCGGCAGATATTGCCTCAACCCGCTCAGTGGACACAAAATCCAGATTTGGGTTACGAACTATGTTTTGATGGATTACGGAACCGGCGCCGTGATGGCGGTTCCCGCTCACGACCAGCGCGACTTTGAATTTGCCAAAAAATACGGGATTCCCATGCTTTTGGTCATCCAGGATCCAAAACAGAGCTTGAGCTTGGAAACGATGGACGAAGCCTATATCGAGCCTGGAATAAATGTGAATTCCGGACACTTTGACGGCTTGCCCAATGAAGAGGCAAAAGCTGCCATTTCGCGCCTCATTGAGGAAAAAGGCTTTGGTAAAACAACATCCACCTACAGGTTACGTGACTGGGGCATTTCCCGTCAGCGCTATTGGGGAACGCCAATTCCAGTGATAAATTGCCCCAAATGCGGGGTGGTGATGGTTCCGGATGAAGATTTGCCCGTGCTGCTTCCAGACAACGTCCAGGTGGGAAAAACCACTGCCAATCCGCTGCTTTCGGTGCCGGAATGGTTTGAAGTGAAATGCCCGCAATGCGGCGAAAACGCGAGGCGTGAAACCGACACCATGGACACCTTTGTGGATAGTTCCTGGTATTACGCGCGTTTTGCCGATCCCAAAAACTCCGAAAAGCCCTTTGACCACGCAAAAGCGAAATATTGGATGCCGGTGGATCAATATATCGGCGGCATCGAACACGCCTGTATGCACTTGCTTTACGCGCGCTTCATCGGAAAATTCATGCGTGATTTGGGCTGGCTGGAAACCGACGAACCTTTTGCCAGATTGCTGACCCAGGGCATGGTGTTGAAGGACGGCGCCAAAATGAGTAAGTCCAAGGGAAATATGGTGGATCCGGGATATATCATTGACCGTTTTGGCGCGGATACCCTCAGGTTGTTTTTGCTGTTTGCGTCCCCACCGGATAAGGATTCCGAATGGAGCGATGACGGCATTATGGGCGCGTTCAGGTTCCTGAACCGGGTTTGGCGCCTGATCGAATCGAATCTGGAGGCGATTAAGCGCGGACTGGAGTTTTCGCCTGATTCAGCCGATATTTCCGCGGCTTTGCGAGACTTGCGTTACAGCACCCACAGCGCGGTGAAAAAATGGCGCGAAGACAGCCTTGAACGCATGCAGTATAATACAGCAATCGCCGCCGCGATGGAACACTTGAACAACTGTGTGGCAGTGAAAAACCCGGCTGAGCTTTCCGAAGCTGAACTGGCGGTTTTTGCCCAGGCTTGCGCGGTGCTTCCCAAAATGCTTTATCCCTTCGCGCCCCATGTGGCGGAAGAACTGTGGCAATTGCTTGGTCATGAGACACTTATGCACGAAGATGGTCTTCCGGAATTTGAGGAACGACACCTGGCGCGCGAATTGGTGACCTACGTGATTCAGGTTAATGGCAAACTGCGCGGAAAGCTGGAAGCGGCTCCCGACCCGGATGAAGAAGAGCTGAAAAAACAGGCTCTGGAAGTGGACAACGTGAAGCGCAGCCTGGAAGGCTGGACGGTTAAAAAAGTGATTGTCATCCCCGGTAAAATGGTTTCCATCGCCGCGGGAAAATAG